The genomic DNA CACGCCGTGGTCACGGCCCGCCGCCCGGGCGGACAGGTCCTCCACTACCAACTCCTGCTCGGCCTGCGCCCCGAACTCCCCGCCCGCCTCGAACCCGCCGCCGTCACCACCGTCCCGGCCGGTCCCTGGCAGGGCTGGCGGGTCTACGACGCGCTCGCCGACGGCGCCCTCCTCGGACTGCTGCTGCGCACCCTGGCGGGCGGCGGCGCGGGCCCCGGCCCACGCCTGGAACGCACCGGCCGTTACCCGCTCCCGGTCGGCCTCGTCCCGCACCCGCTCGACGGCGAGATGAGCAACACCGCCGTGGCCTACGGCGGCCGTATCCTCCTCAAGATCTTCCGCCGCCCCGAACCGGGCCCGCACACCGAGGTCGAGGCCCTGCACGCCCTCACCCGGGAACACTGCGAGCGCACCCCCCGCCTCTACGGCGCCCTGCACAGCGACGCCCCCGGTGCCGAAGGCCTGGTGCTCGGCCTCGTCGAGGAGTTCCTGCCCGACGCCCGCGACGGCTGGGAGGAGGCGGTACGGCACGCGAGCGACTGCATGGCGGACGCGTGCCGCGGCGTACCGGCGGGCGGCGGATTCACCCCGCACGCCCGCAGCCTGGGCCGGGCCGTGGCCGAGGTGCACGGCGCGCTGGACCGGGCGTTCGGCCGCAGCCGGCTCACCGCACCGGACGTGGCCGAGGAGGCGGCGCGGATGAACATGCGGCTCAAGGAGGCCGCCGAGGAGGTCCCCGCGCTCGCCCGCTACACCACCCGGCTCGGCGCCCTCTTCGACGACTACGCCCGGGTCGCCGGGCGCGGCTCACCCGTCTTCGCCCAGCGCACCCACGGCGATCTGCACCTGGGGCAGGCGCTGCGCGCCGCCGACGGCTGGCGGATCGTCGACTTCGAGGGCGAACCGGCCCGCACCGCCGCCGAACGCGCCCTCCCGCAGCCGGTGTTGCGGGACGTCGCCGGCATGCTGCGCTCCTTCGACTACGCGGCCCGCACGGGCCTCGCCACCCTGGAGTCCGCCGATCCCCAGGACGGCTCGCCCGCCGGGCGGCTGCGCCGGCGCCGGCGGGCGGCCGCATGGGCGGTCCGCAACCGGCGCGCCTTCGTCGAGGGCTACGCGTCGGCCGGGCGCGAGGACCCGCGTTGTCAGCCCGTGGTGCTGCGCGCCTTCGAGGCGGACAAGGCGATCTACGAGGCCGTGTACGAATCCCGCCTCCGCCCCGAACGGCTGCCCATTCCGCTCGCCGCGGTGCACCGCCTGGCGAATTCCTCCCGCTGATCCTCCGCCGAATTCACCGTCGCACGCCGGGAATTCCGGTGACGGAAAGGGGGCGGAATTCGGGTGGCCCTCGGGCGGCCTTCGGGAATGGACCGGTCCGGTCACCACCACCCGTCGACCGGAGACACGACGAACCCCCCGGCCCGGACACCTGTCCAGGCGGGGGGTTCGCAGGGCTCGGATCCGGCCGGAACCGGAACCGGGTCGCCTGCCCTGTCGGGCCCTTCGACGGGTAAAGGTCCCTGCCTTTACCGGGGGAGACAGCCAAAGGTCCACGCCTTTGCGCGGGGCTGCCCGCGAGATGAACTCCACCGAGAAGGTGGGGAACTCGGCCGGATTCGGGAAAACGGCCTGGGGTTCAGGAACGGTGGTGCTCGGTGAAGATCTGGCTGGGGTCGCGGTGCGGAGCCATGCCGGCCGCCGACAGGGCCCGGTCGTACGCCTTGAGGGCCTCGGCGGTGTTGCCCTGCCGCTTCCACAGGTCGCCCAGGTAACGCCAGTTGAGGGCCACCTGGTGGGACGGCCGGAACTGGCGCAACTGCCGGGTGGCGGCCTGGAGATACTGCGCGGCCTGGTCGTGGTTGCCGCGCATGAGCTGGATCTCCGCGAGGGTGCCCCGGGCGCCGACGGCCTGGATGCGGGACTCGGTGCCGGTCAGCCCGAGCGCGCGCTCGGCGTGCGCCGCGGCCTCGTCCCATTGCCCGAGCATCGCGTCCGCGTCGGCGAGCCCGATCTCGCACTGGGCGAGCTCCGGCGCGTTGCCCACCTCGGCCAGCAGTTGCTGCGCCTCCTCCAACAACTGTTTGCCGCGCGCCGGTTCGGGCTCGTCGACCTGGAGGAGCAGTGAGCCGTAGTTCATCTTGAGCATGGCGAGGTGGCGCAGGTTGTCGTCCTCCGACATCAGCGCGAGCGCCCGCTCGACCAGGGCCATGGCCTCGTTCAACTGGCCCCGGGAGCGGGCCACCAGACCCGCGTTCCAGTACACGGCGCCCCGTGCGGCCCGGGCGCCCTGCTTCTCGGCGGCGTCCAGGAGCTTGCCGCCCATGAGCTGGGCGCGGGTCAGGTCACCGCGCATGTGGTACGACGCCATGAGCGTGGCGCCGAGCTGGACGTGGTCGACCGTCACGTCCAGGCCGAGGGCGTCCAGCCGGGACATGGCGCGCTCGCCGATCTCGATGCTGAGGGTGATGTCGCCGGCGTTGCGATAGCAGCGGCACAGGGCGACCGCGATCTGGCACCACTCGGCGGAACCCGGGGCCAGGTCGGGGTCGCGGTGGAGTTCCTCCAGGACCGCGATGGCCGCCTCGGTGCGGTCGAGCTTCTCCAGCGCGGAGGCCTGGCCCATGCGGGCGCGCCGGGTCATGGTGACGTCGAGGAGGCTCGGCCTGGTCAGGAGTTCGCTGAGGGTCTGCAGGGCCTCGCCGTTGCTGCCGTTGCGCAGGGCCATCTCGCCGAAGGCCAGCCGCAGTCGCGCCTCTTCCAGCTCGTGGTCGTCCCGGCCGCTGCGCAGGTACTCCGCGGAGCAGCCGAGGCGCTCCGCGAGCGCCGCGAGCACCGACTCCGAGGGGGCGCGCTTGCCGGATTCGATCAAGGAGATGTAGCTCGCCGATATCTCGCTGGACGCCAGATCCTGCTGCTTGAGGCCACGTTTGCCGCGCAGCAGCCGGATGCGCTCACCCAGCCCTGTGGTCGTCGTGTTTTCGAGAGGGTCCATGTGGGCTCCTTGGAGGTGGCTATGACCACCGGGATGACAGATCAACGTTACCAGTAAGTCGGTTGCGATCCAATGGAGTTGGCATGATCGATTCGCTGGCGCGAAGTGGTCCGGGCTGGTCTGGACTGGCATTTTCTGAATTGACACTAATTCAGATTTCATTTGGGCAAGGGCGTTCCGCTTTTCGAGATCGTCTTTTGCAAGATTAATACTTGACTCATTGAGTAAGTTCTTGTTGACTCGTCTTGTCAACGCGTCATCCGTAAATGCTCGGAGAGGAGATTTTCATGAGCATCAAAATATTCACGCTCATAGCAATCGTCGTCTTCGTCGGTGGACTTGTGACGAGCGGACTCTGGTTCAACGGTTCGGGTGCCACCACCCATCCCCTGCGCGAAGGCATCGCACAGTCCAGCGGTGCGAGCGGTGCCTGCTGCTGAGGCGACGCCCGCACCGAGAACGGCACTTCAGGCTCAGTGGACCGGTGGACGGTCCGGCGGCTGGTTCCACGGCCGGCCGGCCGTCCCCCGGTCTGTCCGTATGTGCTGCCAGGGCATACCGCCGTGCGGGAAATGACAGGCGACCGTGTGGGTGCCGGCCGCGGTGACCTGGGTCGGCCGCGGAATCTCGGTCTCGCAGCGCGTCCGCCGACCGGGCGTCAGCAGCGCGGCGACCGGACAGCGGGCCAGGAACCGGCACCCCGCCGTGACCGGCACACCGGACGGGGGGTCGCCGGACAGCACGATCCGGCGCCGGGCGCGTTCGGCGACCGGGTCCGGCAGCGGGACGGCCGACAGGAGGGCGCGCGCGTAGGGATGCCGGGGCGCGTCGAACACCTCGGCCACCGGCCCCGTCTCCACCGTGCGCCCCGCGTACATCACCGCGACCCGGTCGGCGATCTGCCGGACCACGGCCAGATCGTGCGACACCAGGAGATAGGCCGGCCCCAACTCCCGCTTCAGCCGCAGCAACAGGTCCAGGATCTGGGCCTGCACCGACACGTCGAGCGCGGACACCGGCTCGTCGAGCAGCAGCAGCGCGGGCTCGACGGCGAGGGCCCGGGCGATCGCGACGCGCTGCCGCTGACCCCCGGAGAACTGATGCGGATACCGCTCCGCGTCCGCCGCCTCCAGCCCCACCTGCCGGAGCAGCCGCGGAATCCGCGCCGCCACGACGTCCCGTGGCACGCGCCGCGCGTACAGCGGTTCGGCGACGATGTCACCCACCGGCATCCGTGGATCCAGACTCGACATGGGGTCCTGCGGCACGATCTGCACGGCCCCGCGCAACAGCCGCGCCGTCCGCCGCGTCAGCCGGGCGACGTCCTGCCCGAGGATCTCCACGACCCCCGCCTCCGGTGCCGTGAGCGACACGATCTCCATCAGGGTCGTGGACTTGCCGGCCCCGGACTCACCGACCAGCGCGAGGGTCTCCGCCCGGCGCACCTCCAGGTCGACCTCCTCCACCGCACGCACCGCCCGCTCCTGACGGCGCCGACCGCTGGGAGGGACGTAGGACTTGGCGAGACCGGAGACGCGGAGGACGATCTCGGGCGCGGCGGGGGCGAGTCCGGGAAAAGCGGCCGAGCCCGCCCCGGCAAGGGGGAGCGCGGGGCGCAACGGACCAGGCGTGGACGGGAGTTCCCGTGACGGCGGGGTGTCGTGGCCGGGGGCGGGCAGTGCGGGCGGCCAGGTGAGGAAGGGGAGCGCGGGGTGTTCCGTCGGCCTCGGGTTTCTCCCGTCCTGGGCGGGCCGGGCATGGCGTCCCCGGGAAGCCGGGGGTTCGCCGTCCGGGACGGACGGTGCGCGGCCTTGCCGCATCCCCGGTTCCAGTTCGCCCGGGACGGCCCGAGAGGGCGGTCGTCCCCTCGACCCTGCATCCCTCTCACCGGGGACGACTGGATCCGCGTCCCCGTCGTCGCGCGCGCCGGTGACGGTCTCCCCGCCGGGCGGAAACAGCTCCGCCGCCGTCCGGCGTGACACCAAGGGCACCCGTCGGCAGGCGGCTTCGTGTGCGTCGAACCCCGCGAGGCCCGCTCGGGACGGGCTGTCCACGCCCAGGAGCCGGATCTCCGAGGCGACGCACTCCGGTTCCGCCAACGGACAGCGCGGGGCGAAGGAACAGCCGGGGCCCACCGCCCCCGGAACCGGGGCCGTGCCCGGGATGGGGGTGAGCGGGGCGCGGACGTCGGGGCGCGGCACCGAGCCGACCAGGCCGAGGGTGTACGGCATGCGGGGCCGGGTCAGGACCGCCTCGGTCGGGCCCGTCTCCACGATCCGGCCCGCGTAGAGGACGGCCACCCGGTCCGCCGAGCCCGCCACCACCCCCAGGTCGTGGGTGACCAGCAACAGCGCCGCGCCGGTCTCCCGGCGGGCGGCGGCGAGGGCCTCCAACACCTGTGCCTGGACGGTGACATCGAGCGCGCTGGTGGGCTCGTCCGCGACCAGGACGTCGGGGCTGTTGGCCATCGCCATCGCGATCATGGCGCGTTGGCGCATGCCGCCGGAGAGCTGGTGGGGGTAGGCGCGCGCGGCCCACGACGGTCGCGGCACCCCCACGAAGTCCAGCAGTTCCACCGCCCGGCGCCGCGCCGACTCCCGTTGCGGGCGCGGCCGTTGGTGGATGCGCAGCGCCTCCGCGATCTGCTCGCCGACCCGCAGCACCGGGGTGAAGGCGTGCAGCGGGTCCTGGAAGACCATCGCGATCCGGCGCCCGCGGATCCGCGCCAACTCCCGTACCGGCAGGCCCAGTAGCTCCTCGCCCAGCAGTCGCACCGACCCGCCCACCCGGGCGCCCGCCGGCGCGAGCCCCATCAGGGCGAGCGCGGTGAGCGTCTTGCCGGTGCCCGACTCGCCCACCAGGCCCAGGACTTCACCCCGCCGCAGGGTGAGATCGACACCGCGCACCACGGGCAACGCGCCGACGGCGACGGTCAGTTCGCGAACCTCCAGGACGGCGGTCACCCGGACATCCCCGACACGCCGGTCAGGGACGGCGCCGCCGCGGAGTCCGGCGTCGTCGGGTCCAGCGCGTCCCGCAGGGCCCCGCCGACGAGGTTGACGGCCAGCACGAACGCGATCAGCAGCCCCGTGGGGAAGAAGAACATCCACGGATACACCAGCGCCACCTCCGTCGCGTCCGCGATCAGCGTGCCCAGGGAGACGTCGGGCGGCTGGACGCCCAGCCCGAAGTACGAAAGCCCGGTCTCGCTGATCACCGCCCCGCCCACGGCGATGGTCGCGTCCGTGATCAGGAACGACGCCGTGTGCGGCAGCACATGCCGCCAGATGATCCGCATGGACGAGACGCCCATCAGCCGTGCCACCACCACGAATTGACGCTCTTTCAGGGAAAGTGTCATGCCGCGCACCGCCCGCGCGGTGACCATCCAGCCCAGCAGCGCCAGCAGTCCGACCAGCGCCGTCCAGCCCCACTCGCGCAGCCTCGGCGCGACCACCACCAGCACCAGGAGACCCGGCAGGACGAGCATGAGGTCCACGACGAACATCAGCACCCGGTCGGTCCAGCCGCCGAAGTAGCCGGCGCAGGCGCCCACTGCCGCGGCCAGTACGGTCGAGAACAGGGCCACCAGCAGCCCGATCAGCAGCGACTTCTGCAGACCCCGTACCACCTGCGCGAACACGTCCTGCCCGATCCGGTTGGTGCCCATCCAGTGCCGTGCGTCCGGCGGCTGCCGCAGCGCCGTGTAGTCGACGTCCGTGTGGGTCCACGGGCTGAGAGACGGCCCCACGAAGGCCAGCGCGAACAGCACCAGTAGCACCGCGAGCCCGCACACCGCCCCTGGCCGCCGCACCATCCGCCGCAGCACCGCCCGCCCCCGCCCCCCGGCGCTCACGGCTGCCGTACCCGGGGATCGAGGAGCGCGTGCACGACATCGGCCAGCAGCCCGGCGAGCAGCACGACGGCCGCGGCGAACAGGTCGATCGCCACCACCGAGTTGACGTCGCCCTTCTGCACCGAGTCGACGAGCCAACTGCCCATGCCGGGCCAGCCGAAGATCTCCTCGGTGAACACGGCCCCGGTGAACAGGGTCAGCATCCCGAAGGAGAAGAACACCGACACCGGGACGAGCGAGATCCGCAGCCCGTGCCGCAGCAGCGCCTGCCCCGGGGTGAGCCCCTTGGCCTGCGCGGTGCGCAGATGGTCGGCGCCGAGCACATCCAGGGTGGCGGCCCGCTGGTAGCGGCTGTACGAGGCGATCGCGGGGATCGCCACACAGATCGCCGGGAGGAGCAAGTGGGCTGCCGTGTCGCGCAGGTGGACCGGCCAGCCGCCCTGCAGTCCCGGTGTGTGCTCACCCGTGTAGAGGATGACGGTGCTGCCGGCGGCCCGGTTGACCGCCAGCGCCCCGGTCTTCAGCAGCAGCGCCAGCACGAACGTGGGCACGCACAGCACCGCGAACGAGAACACCGTCAGCACCCGGTCGCCCAGTTTGCCGCGCCGGACCGCCGCCCACACCCCGGCCAGCACGCCGACGGCCGTGCCGGTCACAGTGCCCACCAGGAGCAGCCGTGCCGACACCCCGACCCGGCGGCCGAACTCGGCGTTCACGGACTCGCCGTCGATGGTCCGGCCCAGGTCGCCGTGGACGGCCCGGTCCGCCCAGTGCGCGAACCGTGCGGGCAGCGGGGCGCGGTCGTCCATGCCCAGGCGGGACAGCTCGGCGTCGACGACCCGGCTGGGCGGGGGCGGCTGCCGGCCCTCGAAGTAGGCGCGCGGATCGAGCGCCGCCGAGGCGAGTGCGTAGGTGAGGACGACGGAGGAGAGGAAGAGGATCGTGCAGTGGACCAGGCGCCTGATGATCAGGGAGAGCATGGAACTCGTTCCGCTTCATGTGGGTGACACATCGTGATGTTAAGCTCCGGCTCCGCAATTCGCCGGACAGTTCGGGCAGTTGACGGTTCGTCCGCACCGGGAGGGCCGTGGGGTGCAGCGTTTACGGGTCTGGTCCGCGTGGACGGTGGCGTGTGCGCTCACCCTCCTCACCGCGACCGGTTGTACCGGCTCCCCGGCCCCCGAAGGACATGCGGCCCTGCCGACGTACGGCACCTACGACATCAACTCCCGGCCCTCGGCGGCCCTTCGCTCGGGCGGGACACTGACCCTGCCGATCGCGCAGATGATCACGCAGTTCAACTTCGACCACGTCGACGGCGCCCTGGACGACGTGTGGACCGTCGACAGCTTCACCGAGCCGCGGCTCTTCGCCCGTGACGTCAAGGGTGTCCCGCACGCGGTTCCCGAGTACCTGCTCTCCGCGTCCGTCACCGGCACCTCGCCCCAGGTCGTCACCTACCGGCTCAACCCCAAGGCCCGCTGGTCCGACGGAACGGCCCTGGGCTGGCGGGACTTCGCCGCCCAGTGGCACGCGCTCAGCGGCGCCGACCAGCGCTATCTGGTCGCCGACACCAGCGGCTACGACCGGATCTCCGACGTGCGCCAGGGCGCCGGCCCGCACGAGGTCCGCGTCACCTTCAAGCGGCCGTACGCCGACTGGCGCAGGCTGTTCACCCCGCTCTTCCCGGCCGCCGGCTATGACACCCCGCAGCGCTTCAACACCGACTGGCAGGGGCAACTGCCCATCACCGCAGGGCCGTTCAAGCTGGCCTCGGTCGACCGGACGGCGCAGACGCTCACCTTCGTGCCCGACCCCCGCTGGTGGGGCACCCGGCCCCGGCTCGACCGGATCGTCTTCCGTGTCCTCGACGCCGACGCCGCCCTCCAGGCCTTCCTGAACGGCGAGGTCGACGCGGTCAACGCGGCCACCAGCGAGGCCTACGCCCAGTTGAAGAGCGCCCGCGACAGCGACATCCGGATCGGGTCCGCGTGGGACGAGGTGCACATCACCCTCAACGGCGCGGGCGGCCCGCTGGCCGACCGGGCCGTGCGCAACGCGGTCCAACAGGCCGTGGACCGCTCGGCGTTGGCCGAGGTCGCGGCCCAGGGCCTCCCGGTGAAGGTGCCGCTGCTCGGCAACCACTTCTTCATGACCAACCAGCCCGGATACGCCGACAACTCCCGCCCGTACGGCAGTTACGACCCCGAAGCCGCCGAGCGGGCCCTGGACGCCGCGGGCTGGCAGAGCCCGGGCAGCGGGAGGACCCGGGTCAAGGGCGGCAAGAACCTCACCCTCCGCTTCGTGCTGAGCGAGGGCACCAACCGGCTCGGCGAGGATCTCGCCCAGCTCGTCCAGCACATGCTCGCCCAGGTCGGCGTCCAGGTCGTCATCCAGCAGGTGCCCGCCTCCGCCTACGCGTCCCAGTACCTGGAGAAGGGCAACTTCGACCTCGCCATCTTCCGCTTCACCGGCCTCACCTACCCGAGCTCCGCCTACGCGATCTACCGCCGCCCGGAGGCGGGACAGCCGTTCCAGAACTACGGCGGGGTCGGCTCGGCCGAGGTGGACGGGCTCCTCGCCCAGGCCGTCGGCACCCTCGACCAGAAGGCGGCCCGGAAGCTCTACGACCGGGCGGACGCCGAGATCTGGCGGCTCGGCCACGACATCGAGCTCTACCAGCGGCCGCAGATCCTCGCCGTGCGCGAGGGGCTGGCGAACTACGGGGTGCCGGGACTCGGCGACGTGGACTTCAGCCGGGTCGGGTGGCAGAAGTGAGCGCACGGCGGCCCCGTACGGACGAATCCGTACGGGGCCGCCGCGGGGTGCGTGTTCAGACACGCGTCCGGCTCAGTGCTCTCTCGTCGGCCTGCTGGCGCACCATGTCGTAGCCCAACGCGGCCGAGGCCAGCGTCACATGGTGGTGCCAGCCCCGGAAGGACCGGCCCTCGAAGTCGCCGAGCCCGAACTCCTCGTGCATCCGGACCAGCGCCTCCTCGGCGAACCGCCTGAGCTGCGCCAGCGGCACGATCTCCGCGAGCCGGCGGGCCGGGAGGTTCGTCAGCCAGTAGGCGCGCGGCCGGGGCCGGCCGTAGGGCCAGTCGGCGAGGAGCAGCCGCGGCCGGGGTGCCGTGGCGGCGGCCGGGTCCGCGCGCAGCAGGACCGGGCCCGCCACGAACTCCGAGTGCCGCATGCGCTCGGTCACCGGATCGTGCCAGGTCACCGAGGTGCGCTCACCGTGCCGGGCCGCGTGCGCGGCGAGTTCGGCGAGCGTGCCGCGCACCCCCGGGGCGGTGGCCTGCCGGCGCGGCAGCAGCACCGGGGTGTGCGGCGCGGCCTGTACGAGATAGCCGAGTCCCCGTGCCTCCAGACCGCGCAGCAGGGGATCAGGGTCGCTCTCGCAGCGCCAGTCGGCCAGTACCGGCAGCGGTTCCAGGGACCACTCGTCGAGCATCTCGTCGAGCGCCTCCAGGACATAGCTCCAGCGGGGCCGGCAGCGTTCCTGGACCGGTACGTGGGCCTGGCCGCGCAGTCGCTCGTCGAGGTCCCAGCGGGCCGGCAGCATCAGCCGCCAGTTCACCGGGACCCCGCCGGCCTGCCCCACCAGTGAGGCGGCGAGCGCCAGTTGGCAGTTCACGGTCCGTTCCTGGGAGGTCGCGTACTGGCGGGCCACGCCCACCGACCGGTCGCCGTTCTTGGCGAAGACGACCTCGTCGATGGACCAGGCCTCGGCCCGCGAGGCCCGCACCACCTGCCGGGCGAGCCGCCCCCGTACGGGAGCCGACGCCCACGGACTCTGGTTCACGAACTGCTGGATCTGCTGCACGGCCCGCTTGCCGAGCACCTGCTCGGAGATCCGGGCGGGCGTCTTGCGCCCGGGCACGTCCAGCAGCCCGCGCACATACACCTCGCCCCAGCGCCGCTGGTCGGCACGGGTGAAGTCGCCGAACAGATCACGGCAGTAGGCGGGGAGACCGGCCAGTGCGCCCGGCGGTGCCCCCGGGGTGCGCACGGAGGGTAATGGGAGGGTGAACGTCGCGAGTTCAGTCATGGTTGCACTCGTCACCCCCAGCCAGCAGGAAGGCGTCCGTCGCGAGCAACGCGTCCGCCACGTCCGGCAGCGCACAGCCCACGATGACGAAGTCGACGTCCAGGCCCGCCTTGGTGCGCTGGAACAGCAGCTCGTTGATGGCGGGCCGGCACATGCCCCCGACCTCGCACAGATGGAACTCCACGCGCTGCGGCGCCGCCGCCATCACCTCGGCCAGGATCCGGCGGAACTTGCCCAGTTCGGCCGCGTCGATCACCCCGTGGCAGACGACGTGCGCGGTGCCGCCGTCGAACGAGGTGCGCATCCGCAGCCGCATCGTGGCCGGCTCCAACTCGACGCGGACCCGGACCGGTTCGTCGCCGCGCGGCAGCCGGACCGTCAGGGCCTTGCCGTCGAAGTCCTGGTACGGCCGGCCGTCGACCCATACCCGGGTCAGCTCCACCGTGCCGGCCGGCAGCAGATCGGGCGCCACCCGCAGCACCCGGTCCGGGAGGTCCTCCGGGCGGGGCTTGAAGTGCAGGGTGACCGGGTCGTTGCTGAGCAGCAGCCCGGTGTAGGTGGCCGCCAGGTAGCAGAGCTCCAGCGCGTGGTAGCCGGCCATGGCGTGGCTGCCCTTGAGCCGCTCGGTGCCCAGCAGATACGGAATGCCGCCGGCGAGCACGTTGAAGTAGACGCCGCCGTCCTGGTAGTCGAGGAAGAAGGCGTTGTAGAACGCCGCCGCCTCGCGCCCCAGCCGCAGTTGCTCCGGGTCGCCGGTGGTGCCGGCCAGGATCAGATAGGCGAGGATCGCCTGCTCCTGCTGCCACCAGGCCTTGCGGTCGTGCCACACCATGCGGTGGATGCCGCTGTCCGGGTCGGGCTGCCGCTCGACCACGTCCAGCCAGCCGCCGCGCAGCCCGTCGCTGCCCACCGCCGGCATGATCTCGGCGATGCGCTCGGCGGTCGTGGCGTACTCGGGCTTGTCGAACAGGGCCTTGATGCGGGTCAGGTTCCAGGCGATCTTGAGGTTGTGGCCGACGACCGCCCGGTCCTGCTGCCAGCCCCAGGTCCGGTCCGGACTCCAGTCGGCGTGGAACCGCTCCTGCACGAACGGGCTGTTCGGTTCGTCGGGGAACCGCTCCACGATGGTGTCCGCGGTCTCCTCCAGGAGCGCCGCGAAGTCCGAACGGCCCGTCGCCAGATAGGCGTTGATCAGGTACGCGGGGGCGTGGTCGCCGACCGAGTTCCAGTTCTTGCGGGCCCGGTTGCGGCCGAGCGAGTCGGCGTTCGGGTCCAGGTTGATCGGGTCGATGTGCGAGAAGAACCCGCCGCGCACGGGGTCGCGGAAGTACTTCTGGAACAGGGCGGACGTCCGGTCGATGTCCTCCAGGATCCGCGGGTCGCCGGTGATGCGGAAGGTCTGGGTGGGGCCGGCGAGCGCGTAGATCTGCTCGTACATCGGGATCGCGTCGAAGTCGTCGCCGAACTCCGAGGCGAAGACCGGGCGGTGGCCGGAGGAGGTGATGTCGATGCCGTGGTACCAGTAGGTGATGCCGTCGGCCAGGTCGTCGACCCGCATGTGCTCGCGCAGATACAGGGTGCCGGCCTCGGCCGCCTCCAGGAAGCGGTCCTCGCCGGTCAGCAGGTACGCCGTGGACAGGCCGTAGACGAGCCGGGAGATGGTGTCCGTCTCCTGGCGCACGTCCCCGCCGGCGAAGTCCGGCAGATGGGTGCCGCTGAGCGTGAGGTGGGTGCGGAACCCGCGCCAGTCGTACACCCCGTCGGGGAACTGGCCGCGCAGATAGAAGTCGGCGATGGCGGCGGCCTGTTGGACCCACCAGTTCGGGTGCTCGAAGACGTACTCGCCGCGGGTCTCCTCCGGGAAGGTGATCTCCTTCGCGTCGAACCGGGAGCCGCCCTCCCACTCGTAGTGGATGCCGTACGCGAAGACGAACCGGCCCTCGGCCAGCATGTCGACGGTGTCGGCGGTGGTGTCGCGGTAGTCGTCGCCGAGGTTGCGGACGATGCGGGAGACGGCGTTGGACGCCAGGTGGACCGTGAACTCCCGTTCGTCGGAGGTGCGCAGGCCGAAGCGGCGTCCCGTGGGGCTGTAGTACGTGACGTAGCCCGCGAGGGTGTCGGAGTGGATGCGTCGTTGGGCAGGTGTACTCATCTCAGGTGCCCTTCTCGTCGGGCAGGGCCGCCAGCAGGACGACGCTGCGGCCCTGGGCGTGGTGGGTGGGACCGTCGACCAGCTCCTCTTTTCCGGGCGGCGGGATGTCGTCGGGGCCGGGGCGGGCCGTGTCGAGCACGCGGTGCCAGCGGTGACCGGGGATCCCGGGCAGCTCGAAGTCGAGGCCCAGGTGGTACATGTTGAGGATCAGATGCAGATCCGGGTCACCGTCGAAACCGCCGTAGGTGCAGGCCAGCACCCGGGCGTTGGGGTCCTCCCAGCCGGGTTGGTCGAGCCGGGTGCCGTGCCAGGTGATGTCGGGCAGGGAGCGGGAGTTGAGGCGTTCGGAGAAGAACTGCGGTTCGCGCAGGGTGCGGTAGCGCTTGCGGAGCCGGATGACGCGCTGGGTGAAGCCGGTGGTCTCCTTCTCCTTCCTGGCCTGGTTCCAGTCGAGCCAGGAGACCGGACTGTCCTGGCAGTAGCCGTTGTTGTTGCCGCTCTGGCTGTTGCGGAACTCGTCGCCGGCCAGCAGCATCGGCACCCCGCGGCTGAGCATGAGCAGGGACAGCAGGTTCTTGATCTGCCGCACCCGCAGGCACTCGACGTCGATGTCGTCGCTGGGGCCCTCGACACCGCAGTTCCAGCTGTAGTTCTCGTCCGCTCCGTCGGCGTTGGCCTCACCGTTGCTGTGGTTGTGCTTGGTGTTGTAGCTGACCAGGTCGTTGAGGGTGAAGCCGTCGTGGCAGGTGATGAAGTTGATGCTGTTGGTGGGCAGTTCGCCCTGGGCCGCGAACAGGTCGGCCGAGCCGCCGAGCCGGGAGGCGACCTCGCCGACCATCCCCGCGTCCCCGCGCACGAACCGCCGTACGTCGTCGCGGAACGGGCCGTTCCACTGCGCCCAGCGCTT from Streptomyces sp. NBC_01478 includes the following:
- a CDS encoding AGE family epimerase/isomerase — encoded protein: MSTPAQRRIHSDTLAGYVTYYSPTGRRFGLRTSDEREFTVHLASNAVSRIVRNLGDDYRDTTADTVDMLAEGRFVFAYGIHYEWEGGSRFDAKEITFPEETRGEYVFEHPNWWVQQAAAIADFYLRGQFPDGVYDWRGFRTHLTLSGTHLPDFAGGDVRQETDTISRLVYGLSTAYLLTGEDRFLEAAEAGTLYLREHMRVDDLADGITYWYHGIDITSSGHRPVFASEFGDDFDAIPMYEQIYALAGPTQTFRITGDPRILEDIDRTSALFQKYFRDPVRGGFFSHIDPINLDPNADSLGRNRARKNWNSVGDHAPAYLINAYLATGRSDFAALLEETADTIVERFPDEPNSPFVQERFHADWSPDRTWGWQQDRAVVGHNLKIAWNLTRIKALFDKPEYATTAERIAEIMPAVGSDGLRGGWLDVVERQPDPDSGIHRMVWHDRKAWWQQEQAILAYLILAGTTGDPEQLRLGREAAAFYNAFFLDYQDGGVYFNVLAGGIPYLLGTERLKGSHAMAGYHALELCYLAATYTGLLLSNDPVTLHFKPRPEDLPDRVLRVAPDLLPAGTVELTRVWVDGRPYQDFDGKALTVRLPRGDEPVRVRVELEPATMRLRMRTSFDGGTAHVVCHGVIDAAELGKFRRILAEVMAAAPQRVEFHLCEVGGMCRPAINELLFQRTKAGLDVDFVIVGCALPDVADALLATDAFLLAGGDECNHD